In Betaproteobacteria bacterium, the sequence CGCCGACCGCTACATCGCCGATTCGATCAAGACGCTGCCGGGTGTTTCCTCCGTCATCATCGGCGGCGAGCGCAAGTATGCGATGCGGCTCTGGCTCGACCGCGACCGGCTCGCCGCATTCGCCCTCACGCCGCAGGACGTGGAAGCCGGCTTGCGGCGCCAGAACGTGGAGATTCCCGCCGGGCGCATCGAGGGCAACAACCGCGAGTTCACCGTGCTGTCGGAAACGGACCTGCGTACGCCGGAGCAGTTCAACAACCTGATCGTCGCCGAGGCGAGCGGCTATCCGGTGCGGTTGAAGGATGTCGGTCGTGCGGAGCTCGGTGCGCTCGATGACCGCAACGAGGTGCGCGTCAACGGCGAGCTTGCCGTGGGTCTGGGCGTGGTGAAGCAGTCGACGGCGAACACGCTCGCGGTCGCGGATGCGGTGAAGCGCCAGATCCCGCGCATCGAAGCCGGGCTGCCCGAAGGCATGAAGCTTATCGTCGCCTTCGACAGCTCGGTGTTCATCGAGAAGTCGATCGAGGCCGTCTATCACACCATGGTCGAGGCGCTGCTGCTCGTGGTGCTGGTGATCTTCCTCTTCCTGCGGTCGGTGCGCGCGACGCTGATTCCCTTCGTCACCATTCCGGTGTCGCTCATCGGCGCGTTCTTCTTCCTCTACGTGCTCGGCTTCTCCATCAATGTGCTGACACTGCTCGGCATCGTGCTCGCGATCGGCCTCGTGGTGGACGATGCGATCGTCGTGCTGGAGAACATCTACCGTCACATCGAGGAGGGCACGCCGCCGATCCGCGCCGCCGTGCAGGGCAGCCGGGAGATCGCGTTCGCCGTGGTGGCGATGACGCTGACGCTGGCCGCCGTGTTCACGCCGCTCGCCTTCATGACCGGCAACACCGGCAAGCTCTTCACGGAATTCGCGCTCACCGTCGCCGCGGCGGTGCTCGTTTCCGGCTTCGTCGCGCTCACGCTGACGCCGATGATGTGTTCCAAGATGCTGCGGCATCAGGCGCGCCACAGCGCCATCTACAACTGGAGCGAGCGCTTCTTCGTCGCACTGAACAGCGGCTATCGCTGGCTGCTCACGCGCACGCTGCGCCATCGCTGGCTGGTCGTCGTGATCTTTCTGGCGGTGGCGGTCGCGGCGGTGCTGTTGTTACGGTCGCTCAAGTCGGAGCTGGCGCCGATCGAGGACCGCGGCTTCTTCATCGGCGTCACGCTGGCGCCCGAGGGCGCGACGATGGACTACGCGCTCGACTACGCGCACCGCGTCGAGCAGATGTACAAGGACATTCCCGAGGTCCAGAACTACTTCGTGGTCGTCGCGCCGGGCCTCGAGAAACCCAACCCGGTCAATCTGGTGTTCTCCTTCGTCAGCCTGAAGCCGTGGGAGGAGCGCACGCGCAAGCAGCAGGAAATCACGGCCGGGCTGCGCGGCAAGATGTTCGCGACCCTGCCGGGCGTGCTGTCCTTCCCGGTCGATCCGCCGTCGCTCGGACAGAGCTTCCGCAGCCCGCCGGTGCAGTTCGTGGTGCAGGCGAACTCCTACGAGGAGCTCGATCAGCTCGTCAACAAGGTGATGGCACGGGCACGTGCCTATCCCGGCCTCACCAACATCGACAGCGACCTCAAGCTCAACAAGCCGCAGCTTTCGGTGACCATCGACCGCGAGAAGGCGGCGGACGTCGGCATCGAAGTCGAAACCATCGGCCGTACGCTCGAGACCCTGCTCGGCGGCCGCCAGGTCACGCGCTTCAAGCGCGAGGGCAAGCAGTACGACGTCATCGTGCGGCTGGAGGACGCGGCGCGGCGGCAGCCCACCGACCTCACCTCGATCTACGTGCGCGGCAAGGACGGCCAGTTGATTCAACTGGCGAACCTGGTCCAGGTGAAGGAGACCGTGGCGCCGAAGGAGCTCAACCACTTCAACCGGCTGCGCGCGGCGATCATCCAGGCCAACGTCGCGCCGGGGTACACGGTGGGTGAGGCGCTGGCGTTTCTCGACCAGGCGGCGCGGGAAGAGCTGCCGAAGAGCGCGCAGACCGACTACGACGGCCAGTCGCGCGAGTTCCGCGAATCGGGTGCGGCGCTCTATCTCACCTTCGTGCTTGCGCTCGTCTTCATCTATCTCGTGCTGGCAGCGCAGTTCGAGAGCTTCGTCGGGCCGCTCGTCATCATGCTCACCGTGCCGCTCGCGATGACCGGCGCACTCGCCGCGCTCAAGCTCACCGGCAGCACGCTCAATGTCTACAGCCAGATCGGACTGGTGATGCTGATCGGCCTCATCACCAAGCACGGCATCCTGATCGTGGAGTTCGCGAACCAGCTTCGGGACACCGGCAGGGACAAGTTCGCGGCGGTGATCGAGGCGGCCACCCTGCGCCTGCGGCCGATCCTGATGACCACCGCCGCGATGGTGCTGGGTGCGGTGCCGCTCGCCATCGCCACCGGCGCCGGCGCCGAATCGCGCCAGCCCATCGGCTGGGTCATCGTCGGCGGGCTCGTGTTCGGCACGCTGCTCACGCTCTTCGTCATCCCGACTGCATACACGCTGCTTGTCGGCAAGCGTCGGAAGATCGAGGAGGAGCCGCTGCCGGCCACGCTGGAGCATTCCCCCGTCAGCCGCTAGGTCACTGACGATGGGTGCGTATCTGCCGGAAATTGCCGTCGCCGCCGCGCTCGCCTGGGCAAGCGGCATTCGCCTCTACGCGACGCTCTTCCTCGTCGGGCTGGCCGGCAAGCTCGGCTGGGTGGTGCTGCCCGAGCACCTGGAGATCCTCGCGAGCCCGCTCGTGCTCACGGCAAGCGGCTTCATGACGGTCGTCGAGTTCTTCGCCGACAAGATTCCCTGGCTCGACAGCGTGTGGGATGCGGTGAACACCTTCCTGCGCGTGCCGGGCGGGGCGCTGCTTGCGGCGGCTGCGGTCGGCGACTCCGGAGCGGGAGCAGCGCTCGCTGCGGCCATCATCGGCGGCAGCATCACCGCCGGCACGCACTTCGCCAAGGCGGGCGCGCGGGCGGTGGTCAACACCTCGCCGGAACCGTTCAGCAACATGGCGAAGTCGAGCCTCGAAGACCTGCTCGTCCCCGCCGGCCTGTGGGCGGCAATTGCCGCACCGGCCGTGTTTCTGGTCGCACTGCTGCTGTTCCTGGGTCTCGTGGCGTGGGCGTTGCCAAAGCTGTGGCGGGGTGTGCGGCGGGTGCTTTCTTTCGGTGGAGGAAGGAGCGAGTGACGTTGTCCGGTTGATGGGCACGGGTCCAGTGTTACACTGATCCCGTGTGAACTTGGAGGGCGAGACGGTGGCGAACCTTACGTTGACCATCGATGATGAGGTGCTCAAGAAGGCACGCATCCATGCTCTTGAGCGTGGCACTTCGGTAAACGCGCTGGTGCGTGACTTCCTCGAGCGCATCGCCCACGACGACGCCGAGCTGGAAGCGATCGTTAAGGGGATCGACGCGATTGCCGATGCCACGCCCGAGCGTCGCATCTCTCGGTTTACCAGAGAAGATCTCTATGCGGAGAGATTGCGGCGGTGAAGGTCTTCATCGATACCAATGTGCTTCTTTACCGTTCGATGGTAACGCTCCGAAAAAGCGTGACGTGGCGTGGGCCGAGTTTCGCCGTCTCGTCATGGAGCGCTCCATCGTCCTTAGTACCCAGGTGCTCCAGGAATTTTACGTTGCCGCCACGCGGAAGCTGAATC encodes:
- a CDS encoding efflux RND transporter permease subunit: MHLSELSIKRPVLATVMSLVIVLLGVIAFQRLSVREYPNIDAPVVSVRTVYKGASASVMESQVTQPLEDSLSGIEGVKTIKSVSREEVSQITIEFVRERDPDSAASDVRDRVSRVRARLPTDIDEPVVSKIEADAQAILWLAFRSDRHTPLEITDYADRYIADSIKTLPGVSSVIIGGERKYAMRLWLDRDRLAAFALTPQDVEAGLRRQNVEIPAGRIEGNNREFTVLSETDLRTPEQFNNLIVAEASGYPVRLKDVGRAELGALDDRNEVRVNGELAVGLGVVKQSTANTLAVADAVKRQIPRIEAGLPEGMKLIVAFDSSVFIEKSIEAVYHTMVEALLLVVLVIFLFLRSVRATLIPFVTIPVSLIGAFFFLYVLGFSINVLTLLGIVLAIGLVVDDAIVVLENIYRHIEEGTPPIRAAVQGSREIAFAVVAMTLTLAAVFTPLAFMTGNTGKLFTEFALTVAAAVLVSGFVALTLTPMMCSKMLRHQARHSAIYNWSERFFVALNSGYRWLLTRTLRHRWLVVVIFLAVAVAAVLLLRSLKSELAPIEDRGFFIGVTLAPEGATMDYALDYAHRVEQMYKDIPEVQNYFVVVAPGLEKPNPVNLVFSFVSLKPWEERTRKQQEITAGLRGKMFATLPGVLSFPVDPPSLGQSFRSPPVQFVVQANSYEELDQLVNKVMARARAYPGLTNIDSDLKLNKPQLSVTIDREKAADVGIEVETIGRTLETLLGGRQVTRFKREGKQYDVIVRLEDAARRQPTDLTSIYVRGKDGQLIQLANLVQVKETVAPKELNHFNRLRAAIIQANVAPGYTVGEALAFLDQAAREELPKSAQTDYDGQSREFRESGAALYLTFVLALVFIYLVLAAQFESFVGPLVIMLTVPLAMTGALAALKLTGSTLNVYSQIGLVMLIGLITKHGILIVEFANQLRDTGRDKFAAVIEAATLRLRPILMTTAAMVLGAVPLAIATGAGAESRQPIGWVIVGGLVFGTLLTLFVIPTAYTLLVGKRRKIEEEPLPATLEHSPVSR
- a CDS encoding DUF4126 domain-containing protein, with protein sequence MGAYLPEIAVAAALAWASGIRLYATLFLVGLAGKLGWVVLPEHLEILASPLVLTASGFMTVVEFFADKIPWLDSVWDAVNTFLRVPGGALLAAAAVGDSGAGAALAAAIIGGSITAGTHFAKAGARAVVNTSPEPFSNMAKSSLEDLLVPAGLWAAIAAPAVFLVALLLFLGLVAWALPKLWRGVRRVLSFGGGRSE